The following proteins are co-located in the Silene latifolia isolate original U9 population chromosome 1, ASM4854445v1, whole genome shotgun sequence genome:
- the LOC141611977 gene encoding protein PLASTID MOVEMENT IMPAIRED 1: MASGRRNSNTQLLDELETLSQTLYQSHITTNRRTASLALPRSNAPAIPTPDEADTVVAYDDRPAAKPRSRRMSLSPWRSRPKDDEDEQQQQKGKGGNSKEKETRLFDTDDAPSNDKKGIWKWKPIRALTHIGMQKLSCLFSVEVVAAQGLPTSMNGLRLSVCVRKKETKDGAVNTMPSRVTQGAADFEETLFIKCHVYCTQATGSQQMKFESRPFIVYVFAVEAPELDFGRSSVDLSRLIQESMEKSAEGARIRQWDTSFDLAGKAKGGQLLLKLAFQIMEKDGGSGLFNQAEGVKPSKGKSTAASFGRKQSKSSFSIPSPKISSRMEVWTPSQAGTTADFHGIDDLNLDEPAPVPDTQKPKEAEEDAEELDLPEFEIVDKGVEIQSIEETNRDEQPISEKTEDESTSSEVVKEVVHNHSHLNRLTELDSLAQQIKALESMMGEENTDDPNDDDDAESTPKLDADEENVTMEFLQMLESEDGTEFKEYDQFDSSPVKTEQADDPESKVFLPDLGKGLGSVVQTKNGGFLAAANPFNVEISRKETPKLAVQLSKPFVLASDKSITGFDLFQRMAAIGVEELSSQVLTLMPIEEIMGKTAEQVAFEGIASAIISGRNKEGASSTAARSLATVKKIASSMTTGRKERVGTGIWNVREEPIPADEILSFSMQKIEAMAIDALKVQAGMAEDDAPFDVSPLSGKGLTGLQNNPLSSATPLDDWIKSEDIDESKTITVAIVIQLRDPLRRFEAVGGPLIALVNATPVEKQEKDEEEDRFKVTSLHIAGMKVTGQKKHAWDNEKQRLTAMQWLLAYNMGKAAKKGKSPSSKGQDKLWSISSRVVADMWLKSIRNPDVKFTK; this comes from the coding sequence ATGGCATCTGGAAGAAGAAACTCAAACACTCAACTGTTAGATGAGCTTGAAACTCTCAGTCAGACTCTTTATCAGTCCCACATTACCACAAATCGTAGAACCGCCTCGCTTGCTCTTCCTCGGTCTAATGCTCCGGCAATTCCGACTCCTGATGAGGCTGACACAGTGGTTGCTTATGATGATAGGCCTGCTGCCAAGCCGAGGTCAAGGAGAATGTCGTTATCACCCTGGCGTTCCCGTCCCAAGGATGATgaggatgagcagcagcagcagaagggGAAAGGCGGGAATTCGAAGGAGAAAGAGACTAGGCTTTTCGACACTGATGATGCTCCGTCTAATGACAAGAAAGGGATTTGGAAATGGAAGCCAATTAGAGCACTTACCCATATTGGTATGCAGAAACTGAGCTGTCTGTTTTCTGTAGAAGTTGTTGCAGCTCAGGGTTTACCAACTTCCATGAATGGGCTCCGTCTCTCGGTTTGCGTGAGGAAAAAGGAAACCAAAGACGGGGCGGTGAACACCATGCCATCTAGAGTTACTCAGGGAGCAGCTGATTTTGAAGAGACTCTATTTATCAAATGCCATGTTTACTGCACACAAGCCACTGGATCCCAGCAGATGAAATTTGAATCAAGACCCTTCATAGTATATGTGTTCGCGGTTGAGGCGCCAGAACTTGATTTTGGGAGGAGTTCAGTAGATTTAAGCCGTCTAATTCAGGAGTCGATGGAGAAGAGTGCGGAAGGTGCCAGGATTCGACAGTGGGACACGAGTTTCGACCTTGCAGGAAAGGCAAAGGGTGGACAACTCCTGCTGAAACTAGCATTCCAAATTATGGAAAAAGATGGAGGTTCCGGGTTGTTCAATCAAGCTGAGGGAGTAAAGCCGAGTAAAGGAAAATCGACAGCTGCTTCGTTTGGGCGTAAGCAGTCTAAGTCGTCTTTTAGCATTCCTAGTCCCAAGATATCTAGCCGGATGGAAGTGTGGACCCCGTCTCAAGCAGGAACGACAGCAGATTTTCATGGTATTGATGATCTGAACCTTGATGAGCCTGCGCCAGTGCCTGATACTCAGAAACCCAAAGAAGCCGAGGAAGACGCAGAAGAGCTTGATCTCCCGGAATTTGAAATAGTGGATAAAGGAGTAGAGATTCAAAGCATTGAAGAAACAAATAGAGATGAACAACCCATTTCTGAAAAAACTGAAGATGAGTCGACATCAAGCGAGGTTGTCAAGGAAGTGGTACATAATCATTCCCATTTGAATAGATTAACCGAGCTGGATTCTTTAGCTCAGCAGATTAAAGCCCTTGAGTCCATGATGGGTGAAGAAAACACGGACGATccaaatgatgatgatgatgctgaATCCACACCAAAGCTTGATGCTGACGAAGAAAATGTAACTATGGAGTTTCTTCAGATGCTTGAGAGTGAAGATGGTACTGAATTTAAGGAATATGATCAGTTTGATTCGTCTCCAGTCAAGACGGAACAAGCTGACGATCCTGAATCAAAGGTTTTTCTGCCTGATCTTGGCAAGGGATTAGGGAGTGTAGTTCAGACAAAAAATGGTGGTTTCTTAGCGGCTGCAAACCCTTTTAATGTCGAAATTTCTAGGAAAGAAACCCCAAAGCTTGCAGTGCAGCTGTCAAAACCATTTGTTCTGGCTTCGGATAAATCAATTACAGGGTTTGACCTATTTCAGAGAATGGCTGCTATCGGGGTCGAAGAACTTAGCTCTCAAGTTCTAACCTTAATGCCCATTGAAGAGATAATGGGTAAAACCGCTGAACAGGTAGCGTTTGAAGGGATTGCATCAGCAATCATCAGTGGCAGAAACAAAGAAGGTGCTAGCTCAACTGCTGCTAGAAGCCTTGCTACTGTTAAAAAGATTGCAAGTTCAATGACCACAGGCAGGAAAGAACGGGTAGGAACCGGGATTTGGAATGTTCGTGAAGAACCGATACCAGCTGATGAAATCCTGTCATTCTCTATGCAGAAGATCGAGGCCATGGCAATCGATGCCCTGAAAGTACAGGCAGGAATGGCTGAAGACGATGCACCATTTGATGTTTCTCCGCTTAGTGGAAAGGGATTAACCGGCCTCCAAAACAACCCTTTGTCCTCAGCAACTCCACTTGATGATTGGATCAAAAGCGAAGACATAGATGAGTCGAAAACTATCACAGTGGCTATTGTCATTCAGTTGCGTGACCCACTAAGACGATTTGAAGCAGTTGGAGGACCTCTGATTGCACTGGTTAATGCAACTCCTGTCgaaaagcaagaaaaagacgaagAAGAGGACAGATTTAAGGTAACTAGTTTGCATATTGCAGGCATGAAAGTAACAGGGCAAAAGAAGCATGCTTGGGATAATGAGAAGCAAAGACTGACTGCAATGCAGTGGTTGTTAGCTTATAACATGGGAAAGGCGGCGAAGAAGGGGAAAAGTCCGAGTTCTAAGGGACAGGATAAGTTATGGAGCATTTCATCAAGAGTAGTTGCAGATATGTGGCTCAAGTCCATTCGAAATCCGGATGTTAAATTCACCAAGTAA